The following coding sequences lie in one Rutidosis leptorrhynchoides isolate AG116_Rl617_1_P2 chromosome 6, CSIRO_AGI_Rlap_v1, whole genome shotgun sequence genomic window:
- the LOC139855996 gene encoding exocyst complex component SEC5B-like, with product MSDSDDDELLQMALKEQSQRDLNYTRPSQSRSAKTVVNFVQPPSNHRSAKNPNSVHTSKPQHRRNATEDDDDSEVEMLSISSGDEDSVSDQRIGSRNRVKTSGKGGDRKNDDKVWDGDEPDSWKRVDEAELGRRVREMRETRTAPITQKFEKKASVVVKGLNNLQSFSRSMESVDPLGLGVIDNRTLRLVNEYTSSPSTSEKIDTDVRDKLMYYSERFDPKLFLCRVHQDTSAADLEAGALALKTDLKGRTQQRKQLVKENFDCFVSCKTTIDDIESKLRRIEDDPEGCGTTQLYSSIQGVSSVANRAFAPLLERQAQAEKIRSVQGMLQRFRTLFNLPSALRGNISKGDYDLAVREYRKAKSIVLPSHVGILKRVLEEVEKVMLEFKGMLYRSMEDPNIDLTNLENVVRLLLELEPESDPVRHYLKIQNHRIRGSLEKCTFDHETRIENLQNELHEKALSDENWRKIQHDLNESGAADVSLAFMNGSSKEPIDSGSKELDALRGRYIRRLTSVIIHHIPAFWKVALSVSNGKFAKVGDVKSSSHSLDEVSGMIQSTLSAYESKVHNTFLDLEESNILLPYMSDAITDISKACETFESKEAAPSVAVAALRTLQYEITKAYIQRLSSWMRASTEEIAKNESWVPVSVLERNRSSYTISYLPLAFRSIITTAMDQIDKMIQSLGVEARKSEDAFILFQETQESVRVSFFNCLLDFAGHLEQIGSKLNQNISNNKEYSSFQNGYSHDLEESSFDPVPGSITHPHQKLLMVLSNLGFCKDDLSHEMHNKYKHIWMQSRAKDEENDDVDDLVRSFSGLEEKVLAQYTIAKANHIRTAAVNYLLDSGVQWGSAPAVKGVRDASVELLHTLVAVHAEVSAGCKPLLDKILRILVEGLIDTLLSLFDEHKDTDIRILGANGFCQLMLELEYFETILNKYFTPDVSESLKSLQGVILEKATEFSSEANDTPKHRRRATRGSDDLIGDDKQGTVSPDELIALAQQCSIDLLQSELKRTQMNTACFVESLPLDSGLAAVKTSAHGSFRGRTDSPNISFGVKQGVGSPSFSRSKRR from the exons ATGAGTGACAGCGATGATGATGAACTGTTACAAATGGCATTAAAAGAACAAtcacaacgagatttgaattacacTCGACCTTCTCAATCTCGATCCGCTAAAACTGTAGTCAATTTCGTTCAACCACCGTCAAATCACCGCTCTGCTAAAAACCCTAATTCTGTGCATACTTCAAAACCTCAACATCGTCGGAATGCTACTGAAGACGATGATGATTCTGAAGTGGAGATGTTGAGTATATCGTCTGGAGATGAAGATTCGGTCAGTGATCAGAGAATCGGGTCCAGAAATCGAGTCAAAACGTCGGGTAAAGGCGGCGATCGGAAGAATGATGACAAAGTGTGGGATGGGGATGAACCTGATTCTTGGAAACGAGTTGATGAAGCTGAG CTTGGTAGAAGGGTGCGTGAGATGAGGGAGACAAGAACAGCTCCTATAACTCAAAAGTTTGAGAAGAAAGCTTCAGTTGTTGTAAAGGGGCTCAATAATCTACAGTCTTTCTCCCGTTCCATGGAATCTGTAGATCCTCTAGGACTTGG TGTTATAGACAACAGAACACTGAGGTTGGTCAATGAATACACAAGTTCTCCATCGACGTCTGAGAAAATAGATACTGATGTTCGAG ATAAATTGATGTATTACTCTGAGAGATTTGATCCAAAGTTATTCCTATGTCGAGTGCACCAAGATACGTCTGCTGCAGACTTGGAGGCTGGTGCTTTGGCTTTAAAAACGGATCTCAAAGGCCGAACCCAACAGAGAAAACAATTGGTCAAAGAAAATTTTGACTGCTTTGTTTCTTGCAAAACAACAATCGATG ATATCGAGTCAAAACTGAGAAGAATAGAAGATGATCCTGAAGGGTGTGGAACCACTCAATTGTATAGTTCCATTCAAGGAGTTTCTTCAGTTGCTAATCGAGCTTTTGCACCCTTACTTGAACGACAG GCTCAAGCAGAGAAGATTAGGTCGGTTCAAGGAATGCTTCAGAGATTTCGTACGTTATTCAACTTACCAAGTGCACTTCGAGGCAACATTAGTAAGGGAGACTATGATCTGGCTGTTAGAGAGTACAGGAAAGCAAAGTCAATTGTCCTCCCTTCTCAT GTTGGAATTTTGAAACGTGTCCTTGAGGAGGTTGAAAAGGTAATGCTAGAGTTCAAAGGCATGCTTTACCGATCTATGGAAGACCCCAATATAGACTTAACAAAT CTTGAAAATGTTGTGAGGCTTTTATTGGAGCTGGAACCTGAGTCAGATCCTGTACGTCATTATCTAAAAATACAG AATCATAGGATCAGAGGTTCGCTTGAGAAGTGCACATTTGATCATGAAACAAGGATAGAGAACTTGCAAAATGAGTTACATGAGAAAGCACTATCGGATGAAAACTGGAGGAAAATCCAGCATGACCTAAACGAATCT GGTGCTGCTGATGTGTCTCTCGCTTTTATGAATGGTTCATCGAAGGAACCAATAGATTCAGGCTCCAAAGAACTTGATGCTCTTCGAGGAAGATACATACGAAGATTAACTTCTGTAATTATTCATCACATACCAGCCTTCTGGAAGGTTGCACTTTCTGTTTCAAACGGTAAATTTGCAAAG GTGGGAGACGTAAAAAGTTCGAGTCACTCGCTCGATGAAGTGTCTGGAATGATCCAGAGTACTTTATCTGCTtatgaatccaag GTGCACAACACGTTTCTTGATCTTGAAGAGTCGAATATTCTTCTCCCATACATGAGTGATGCAATAACTGATATATCTAAAGCATGTGAAACTTTTGAATCAAAAGAAGCAGCACCTTCAGTTGCAG TTGCAGCTCTGCGGACACTTCAGTATGAGATCACGAAAGCTTACATACAGAGGCTTAGTTCATGGATGAGGGCTTCTACTGAAGAGATAGCTAAAAATGAATCGTGGGTCCCAGTGTCTGTTCTTGAAAGAAACAGATCTTCATACACAATATCTTACTTGCCTCTAGCATTCCGTTCGATTATAACTACAGCAATGGATCAGATAGATAA GATGATCCAGTCATTAGGTGTTGAAGCAAGAAAGTCGGAAGATGCTTTTATACTATTTCAAGAAACTCAAGAATCTGTTAGGGTTTCATTTTTCAACTGTTTGCTTGATTTTGCAG GTCACTTGGAGCAAATTGGAAGCAAGCTGAATCAGAATATATCAAATAATAAAGAATATTCATCGTTCCAAAATGGATATTCCCATGACTTAGAAGAAAGTTCGTTCGATCCTGTTCCTGGAAGTATTACTCATCCACATCAAAAGCTGTTGATGGTCTTGAGTAACCTTGGATTTTGCAAAGATGATCTTTCTCATGAAATGCATAATAAATACAAACACATCTGGATGCAGTCTAG GGCAAAAGATGAGGAGAACGATGACGTGGATGATCTGGTTAGGTCTTTCTCTGGTCTCGAAGAAAAAGTCCTTGCACAGTATACTATTGCAAAG GCGAATCACATTAGAACAGCTGCTGTAAATTATTTGTTAGATTCAGGAGTACAATGGGGAAGTGCACCTGCAGTGAAA GGTGTCAGAGATGCTTCTGTGGAGTTGTTGCACACTCTTGTAGCCGTGCATGCAGAG GTATCTGCTGGCTGTAAACCTTTACTTGACAAGATACTTCGAATTCTTGTTGAAGGCCTAATTGACACATTACTTAGCCTTTTTGATGAACATAAAGACACTGATATAAGGATATTGGGCGCAAATGGTTTCTGCCAGCTCATGCTTGAG CTTGAATACTTCGAAACGATATTAAACAAGTACTTCACTCCTGATGTGAGTGAATCTCTTAAGTCATTACAAGGGGTAATATTGGAAAAAGCCACTGAGTTCTCGTCTGAAGCCAATGATACTCCAAAGCACCGACGCCGTGCAACACGTGGAAGTGATGATCTGATTGGAGATGACAAGCAAGGAACTGTATCACCTGATGAGCTTATT GCCCTTGCGCAACAGTGTAGCATTGATCTACTACAGTCCGAGCTAAAGAGAACTCAGATGAACACGGCATGTTTTGTGGAATCACTTCCGTTGGATTCTGGTCTCGCAGCAGTTAAAACATCAGCTCATGGTTCATTTAGAGGACGAACGGATTCTCCAAACATAAGTTTTGGAGTCAAACAAGGTGTCGGGTCCCCGAGTTTTTCAAGGTCAAAAAGGAGATGA
- the LOC139855667 gene encoding sm-like protein LSM3B translates to MASEEESAVKEPLDLIRLSLDERIYVKLRSDRELRGKLHAYDQHLNMILGDVEEIVTTVEIDDETYEEIVRSTRRTVPFLFVRGDGVILVSPPLRTA, encoded by the exons ATGGCGAGCGAAGAAGAGAGCGCAGTGAAGGAGCCTTTGGATCTCATTAGACTCAGTCTTGATGAACGTATTTACGTTAAACTTCGTTCAGATCGTGAGCTTCGTGGCAAGCTTCAT GCTTACGATCAGCATTTGAACATGATTCTTGGGGATGTTGAAGAGATTGTAACAACTGTTGAGATTGATGATGAAACATATGAAGAGATTGTCCGG AGCACGAGGAGAACAGTTCCGTTCCTTTTCGTTAGAGGAGATGGTGTCATTTTGGTTTCTCCTCCACTACGAACTGCTTAA
- the LOC139851639 gene encoding 26S proteasome regulatory subunit 6A homolog A-like, with the protein MATPMAEDPSFEDDQLASMSIEDIQRASRLLDNEIRILKEELQRTNLESDSFKEKIKENQEKIKLNKQLPYLVGNIVEILEMNPEDEAEEDGANIDLDSQRKGKCVVLKTSTRQTIFLPVVGLVDPDKLKPGDLVGVNKDSYLILDTLPSEYDSRVKAMEVDEKPTEDYNDIGGLEKQIQELVEAIVLPMTHKEQFQKLGVRPPKGVLLYGPPGTGKTLMARACAAQTNATFLKLAGPQLVQMFIGDGAKLVRDAFQLAKEKSPCIIFIDEIDAIGTKRFDSEVSGDREVQRTMLELLNQLDGFSSDERIKVIAATNRADILDPALMRSGRLDRKIEFPHPTEEARARIMQIHSRKMNVHPDVNFEELARSTDDFNGAQLKAVCVEAGMLALRRDATEVNHEDFNEGIIQVQAKKKASLNYYA; encoded by the exons ATGGCGACACCGATGGCTGAAGATCCAAGCTTTGAAGACGATCAGCTAGCTTCCATGTCTATTGAAGATATACAAAGAGCTTCTCGTCTTCTCGATAACGAGATTCGTATCCTCAAG GAAGAATTGCAAAGGACTAACCTTGAATCGGATTCATTTAAAGAAAAAATTAAGGAGAATCAGGAGAAGATTAAATTGAACAAGCAACTTCCTTATTTGGTTGGAAACATTGTTGAG ATTTTGGAGATGAACCCCGAGGATGAAGCTGAGGAAGATGGTGCTAATATCGATCTTGACTCACAAAGGAAGGGTAAATGTGTTGTGCTAAAAACATCTACGCGTCAG ACAATTTTCTTGCCAGTGGTTGGCCTTGTGGATCCAGATAAGCTGAAACCTGGTGATTTGGTTGGTGTGAACAAGGACAGTTACTTGATATTAGACACATTGCCGTCTGAATACGATTCTCGAGTTAAGGCCATGGAGGTCGATGAAAAACCAACTGAAGATTACAATGACATTGGAGGACTTGAAAAACAG ATTCAAGAGCTAGTTGAGGCTATAGTTTTGCCAATGACTCATAAAGAGCAGTTCCAAAAGTTAGGGGTTCGCCCACCGAAAGGAGTGCTTTTGTATGGCCCACCAGGAACTGGGAAAACCCTAATGGCCCGTGCATGTGCTGCACAAACAAATGCCACTTTTTTGAAGCTTGCAGGACCCCAGCTTGTTCAG ATGTTTATTGGTGATGGTGCAAAACTTGTTCGTGATGCTTTTCAACTTGCCAAAGAGAAATCCCCTTGTATTATCTTTATCGACGAGATTGATGCCATCGGTACAAAACGGTTTGATAG TGAAGTTAGTGGGGATAGGGAAGTGCAACGAACTATGTTGGAACTACTTAATCAATTGGATGGTTTCAGCAGTGATGAGCGAATCAAG GTAATAGCAGCAACAAATCGTGCTGATATTTTGGACCCTGCACTGATGCGTTCTGGTCGTTTGGATCGTAAGATTGAGTTTCCTCATCCTACCGAAGAAGCAAGAGCCCGGATCATGCAG ATACACTCTCGTAAGATGAATGTCCACCCAGATGTTAACTTTGAAGAGCTGGCTCGGTCTACAGATGATTTCAATGGCGCACAATTGAAAGCTGTCTGTGTGGAAGCAGGCATGTTAGCTCTTCGACGTGACGCCACAGAG GTAAACCATGAGGACTTTAACGAAGGAATCATCCAAGTTCAGGCTAAGAAGAAAGCAAGCTTAAATTACTATGCTTAG
- the LOC139853542 gene encoding nicotianamine synthase-like has translation MESIQVQEEITLIQKVCEIYDKISKLETLKPSKEVDTLFTELVHTCIPHSTINIATLPPNIQEIRSKLIRLCGEAEGHLEAHFSTILGTFEKPLRHLNVFPYYSNYLNLSRLEYNILNQHYSTSAQSPKRVAFVGSGPLPLTSIVLASNHLKETTFDNYDIDSFANSMASRLVSSDPNLSKRMSFHTTDIMDVTDELKEYDVVFLAALVGMDIDDKVKVIEHLGKYMAPGAILMLRSAHGARAFLYPVVDPCVLKGFDVLSIFHPDDDVVNSVVISRKFTESVNVDRTNNRRDLGIGSIMASSCKYCDFQAFNNPLGQWKMINE, from the coding sequence ATGGAATCAATCCAAGTGCAAGAAGAGATCACTTTAATACAGAAAGTCTGCGAGATCTATGACAAAATTTCGAAGCTTGAAACGCTCAAACCCTCGAAAGAAGTCGACACACTCTTCACTGAACTTGTCCACACATGTATCCCACATTCTACGATCAACATAGCCACTCTTCCACCCAACATTCAAGAGATAAGGTCTAAGCTCATTAGACTTTGTGGTGAGGCCGAGGGCCATCTTGAAGCGCATTTCTCCACAATTTTAGGTACTTTTGAAAAGCCTCTTCGTCATCTCAACGTGTTTCCTTACTACTCCAATTACCTTAATCTTAGCCGTTTGGAGTACAACATCCTCAATCAACACTATTCCACGTCAGCACAATCTCCCAAGCGCGTCGCATTTGTGGGGTCGGGCCCCTTACCTCTCACTTCCATTGTCTTGGCTTCTAATCATCTAAAGGAGACAACTTTTGACAACTATGACATTGACTCTTTCGCAAATTCGATGGCCTCTCGTCTAGTTTCGTCTGATCCTAATTTGTCCAAAAGAATGAGTTTCCACACTACGGATATAATGgatgtgaccgatgaattgaagGAGTATGATGTGGTTTTCTTGGCTGCACTTGTGGGGATGGATATTGATGACAAAGTTAAAGTTATCGAACATTTGGGTAAGTACATGGCGCCTGGTGCCATCCTTATGCTAAGGAGTGCGCATGGTGCTCGTGCTTTTCTTTATCCTGTGGTGGACCCTTGTGTCCTTAAAGGGTTTGATGTGCTCTCCATTTTCCATCCTGATGATGATGTTGTAAATTCTGTTGTGATCTCGCGTAAATTTACAGAGTCGGTGAACGTTGATCGCACTAATAATCGGCGTGATTTGGGGATTGGGTCTATCATGGCATCAAGTTGCAAGTATTGTGATTTCCAAGCTTTCAACAATCCCCTTGGCCAATGGAAAATGATTAATGAGTAA